The following proteins come from a genomic window of Halomarina ordinaria:
- the gatE gene encoding Glu-tRNA(Gln) amidotransferase subunit GatE, which yields MSDADYDYEDLGLVAGLEIHQQLDTETKLFCHCPTERREPEEAVRTVSRYLHPTRSELGEIDDAALEESRVEREFEYLAFDTTCLVEEDDEPPHRIDDEALDVTLEIAQLLDATPVDTGHVMRKIVVDGSNTSGFQRSTLVATDGEIATEAGPVGIADLLLEEESAGRVEETDAGVVYGLDRLGIPLVEIGTKPDIRSPEQARAAAARIGMLLRSTGHVKRGLGTIRQDVNISIAEGARVELKGVQSLDDIDDIVREEVGRQVELVDIAETLREREASVGAPVDVTDVFADTDSGVIAGADAVVALPLYGFDGLVGREIQPDRRLGTEFSDHATRSGAGGIFHTDELPAYGVTDEEVAALREAVGEGEADASGGQPRAGEDDAVALVAASRTVAEQAIDAVAVRARDAVEGVPEETRDANPDGTSRYLRPLPGAARMYPETDVPPVSLDPTAVETPELLTEKVDRYAEEYGLDPGLAEQVAFGRRMPVFEAAVADGIDATLAAGTVESTVTELRRDDVPVDRLRREHFLGVLALVDSGDLAKEGVGDVLRTLAERPELGAEAAAEEAGLAGVDESAVRETVAEVVERNEEQVDEQGMGAFSALMGEAMGALRGKADGEVVSTVLREEIQKRA from the coding sequence ATGAGCGACGCCGACTACGACTACGAGGACCTCGGCCTCGTGGCGGGGCTGGAGATACACCAGCAACTCGACACCGAAACGAAGCTCTTCTGTCACTGTCCCACGGAGCGCCGCGAACCCGAAGAGGCCGTCCGCACCGTCTCCCGCTACCTCCACCCCACGCGCAGCGAACTCGGGGAGATAGACGACGCCGCCCTGGAGGAGAGTCGCGTCGAGCGCGAGTTCGAGTACCTCGCGTTCGACACCACCTGCCTCGTCGAGGAGGACGACGAACCCCCCCACCGCATCGACGACGAGGCGCTCGACGTGACGCTCGAAATCGCGCAGTTGCTCGACGCGACGCCGGTCGACACCGGCCACGTCATGCGCAAGATAGTGGTCGACGGCTCGAACACCTCCGGCTTCCAGCGCTCGACGCTCGTCGCCACCGACGGCGAGATAGCGACGGAGGCGGGGCCGGTCGGCATCGCCGACCTGCTGCTCGAAGAGGAGAGCGCCGGGCGCGTCGAGGAGACCGACGCGGGCGTCGTCTACGGCCTCGACCGCCTCGGCATCCCGCTGGTCGAGATCGGCACGAAACCCGACATCCGCTCGCCCGAGCAGGCCCGCGCCGCCGCCGCACGAATCGGGATGCTCCTGCGCTCGACCGGCCACGTCAAGCGCGGACTGGGTACCATCCGCCAGGACGTCAACATCTCCATCGCGGAGGGCGCGCGCGTGGAACTGAAGGGCGTCCAGAGCCTCGACGACATCGACGACATCGTCCGCGAGGAGGTGGGCCGGCAGGTGGAACTCGTCGACATCGCCGAAACCCTCCGGGAGCGCGAAGCGAGCGTCGGCGCGCCCGTCGACGTTACCGACGTGTTCGCGGACACCGACAGCGGCGTCATCGCGGGCGCGGACGCCGTCGTCGCCCTCCCCCTCTACGGCTTCGACGGGCTGGTCGGCCGGGAGATTCAGCCCGACCGCCGCCTCGGGACGGAGTTCTCCGACCACGCCACGCGCTCCGGTGCGGGGGGCATCTTCCACACCGACGAACTGCCCGCCTACGGCGTCACCGACGAGGAGGTGGCGGCGCTCCGCGAGGCCGTCGGCGAGGGTGAAGCCGACGCGAGCGGCGGTCAGCCGCGAGCGGGCGAGGACGACGCCGTCGCGCTGGTCGCCGCCTCCCGCACGGTCGCCGAGCAGGCCATCGACGCCGTCGCGGTGCGCGCGCGCGACGCCGTCGAGGGCGTCCCCGAGGAGACGCGCGACGCGAACCCCGACGGCACCTCGCGGTACCTCCGGCCGCTCCCCGGCGCGGCCCGGATGTACCCGGAGACGGACGTCCCGCCCGTCTCGCTCGACCCGACGGCGGTCGAGACGCCGGAACTGCTCACCGAGAAGGTCGACCGCTACGCCGAGGAGTACGGCCTCGACCCCGGCCTCGCGGAGCAGGTCGCCTTCGGACGACGGATGCCCGTCTTCGAGGCCGCCGTCGCGGACGGCATCGACGCGACGCTCGCGGCGGGCACCGTCGAGTCCACCGTCACGGAACTGCGCCGCGACGACGTGCCCGTCGACCGCCTCCGGCGCGAGCACTTCCTCGGCGTCCTCGCGCTCGTCGATTCGGGCGACCTCGCGAAGGAGGGCGTCGGCGACGTCCTCCGGACGCTGGCGGAGCGCCCCGAACTCGGTGCGGAAGCGGCCGCCGAGGAGGCCGGCCTCGCCGGCGTCGACGAGTCGGCGGTCCGCGAGACGGTCGCCGAGGTTGTCGAACGGAACGAGGAGCAGGTCGACGAACAGGGGATGGGCGCCTTCTCCGCGCTCATGGGCGAGGCGATGGGCGCCCTGCGCGGGAAGGCCGACGGCGAGGTCGTGAGCACCGTCCTCCGCGAGGAGATACAGAAACGCGCCTGA
- a CDS encoding class II fumarate hydratase codes for MSDNEYRTERDSLGEMQVPADAYWGAQTQRAVENFPISGIRFSRRFVRALGIVKKAAAQANVELGHLDEEIGQAVVAAADEVIAGDHDDQFPVDVFQTGSGTSSNMNANEVIANRAAEMMGEDVGSRAVHPNDHVNFGQSSNDVVPTAMHVSALEAVEKDLVPALGALRDDLAAKEEEFDDIVKTGRTHLQDATPVRLGQEFGGYRAQVEKGIERVQTTTDHLAELALGGTAVGTGLNTDPAFPEVAAEYIAAETDLPFREADDHFEAQAAHDAMAEGHGALRTVAGSLNKIANDLRLLASGPRNGLGEIDQPENQPGSSIMPGKINPVVAEAVNQVHKQVVGNDATVAAGAAEGQIDLNLYKPVVAHNFLESAHLLTNASEVFGERFVAKLEADREHCETQVERSMALATALNPHIGYDKAAEVGKTALKEDKTVRQVAIEKGYVSEAEADEILDPRAMTERGILGQD; via the coding sequence ATGAGCGACAACGAGTATCGGACGGAGCGCGACAGTCTCGGGGAGATGCAGGTACCGGCCGACGCCTACTGGGGCGCCCAGACCCAGCGGGCCGTCGAGAACTTCCCCATCTCGGGTATCAGGTTCAGCCGCCGGTTCGTCCGCGCGCTCGGTATCGTGAAGAAGGCCGCCGCGCAGGCGAACGTCGAACTCGGCCACCTCGACGAGGAAATCGGTCAGGCCGTCGTCGCCGCCGCGGACGAGGTCATCGCGGGCGACCACGACGACCAGTTCCCCGTCGACGTCTTCCAGACGGGGTCGGGCACGTCCTCGAACATGAACGCCAACGAGGTCATCGCCAACCGGGCGGCCGAGATGATGGGCGAGGACGTCGGCTCGCGGGCGGTCCACCCGAACGACCACGTCAACTTCGGCCAGTCGTCGAACGACGTCGTCCCGACGGCGATGCACGTGAGCGCGCTCGAAGCCGTCGAGAAGGACCTCGTCCCCGCGCTCGGGGCGCTCCGCGACGACCTCGCCGCCAAGGAGGAGGAGTTCGACGACATCGTCAAGACCGGTCGCACACACCTGCAGGACGCCACGCCCGTCCGCCTGGGCCAGGAGTTCGGCGGCTACCGCGCGCAGGTCGAGAAGGGCATCGAGCGCGTGCAGACGACGACCGACCACCTCGCCGAACTCGCCCTCGGCGGCACCGCCGTCGGCACGGGGCTGAACACCGACCCCGCGTTCCCCGAGGTGGCCGCCGAGTACATCGCCGCCGAGACGGACCTCCCGTTCCGCGAGGCCGACGACCACTTCGAGGCGCAGGCCGCCCACGACGCGATGGCGGAGGGTCACGGCGCGCTCCGGACCGTCGCCGGGTCGCTGAACAAGATCGCCAACGACCTCCGCCTGCTCGCCTCCGGCCCCCGTAACGGCCTCGGCGAAATCGACCAGCCGGAGAACCAGCCCGGCTCGTCCATCATGCCCGGGAAGATCAACCCGGTCGTCGCCGAGGCGGTCAACCAGGTCCACAAGCAGGTCGTCGGCAACGACGCCACGGTCGCCGCGGGCGCCGCGGAGGGGCAGATAGACCTCAACCTCTACAAGCCCGTCGTCGCGCACAACTTCCTCGAATCGGCCCACCTGCTGACCAACGCGAGCGAGGTCTTCGGCGAGCGCTTCGTCGCCAAACTGGAGGCCGACCGGGAGCACTGCGAGACGCAGGTCGAGCGCTCGATGGCGCTCGCCACCGCGCTCAACCCCCACATCGGCTACGACAAGGCCGCCGAGGTGGGCAAGACCGCGCTCAAGGAGGACAAGACCGTCCGTCAGGTCGCCATCGAGAAGGGCTACGTCAGCGAGGCGGAGGCCGACGAAATCCTCGACCCCCGCGCCATGACCGAGCGCGGCATCCTCGGGCAGGACTGA
- a CDS encoding HAD hydrolase family protein, giving the protein MNNYDRLYDLYDEFDAATLFEYQRFVDVFPAVGSRVALEHWRRASDELEARKDEIRGAFPAGETFAAIAAHATRDEAFTALDLHGKYDRAVNVLVLDVDETLRSAGQTDNEIPRETLHLMTELHEDGMPVVICTGQTLENVKGFITQGLGNELVHSGTLSIVYEAGNGAFTPGHGADTKRLLYEDLDDDVRAVFDEVRSRVVSDAPEDIRRGCHLQGNEFNVTLKPNYQTGSAPAVDVIDHALCHLLDLLGEAVEDATSGQARAFYADADPEIRAVLERRGGVPEVDAGDLSPAVVDTFERLDVGYYEGDAAELGSLELDKVAGVRAAFEVLGIDDPFALVMGDSKSDLRVMEWVEEADAGIAAAPEHASEVVLEHVLSTDELVFDRNDAASMLRMTYVLDRLANLS; this is encoded by the coding sequence ATGAACAACTACGACCGCCTCTACGACCTGTACGACGAGTTCGACGCCGCGACGCTGTTCGAGTACCAGCGCTTCGTCGACGTCTTCCCCGCGGTGGGGTCGCGCGTCGCGCTCGAACACTGGCGTCGCGCCAGCGACGAACTGGAGGCGCGCAAGGACGAGATTCGGGGCGCCTTCCCCGCCGGCGAGACGTTCGCCGCCATCGCCGCCCACGCCACCCGCGACGAGGCGTTCACCGCCCTCGACCTCCACGGCAAGTACGACCGGGCCGTCAACGTCCTCGTCCTCGACGTGGACGAGACGCTCCGCTCGGCCGGCCAGACGGACAACGAGATCCCCCGCGAGACGCTCCACCTCATGACCGAACTCCACGAGGACGGCATGCCGGTCGTCATCTGTACCGGCCAGACCCTGGAGAACGTCAAGGGGTTCATCACTCAGGGGCTGGGCAACGAACTCGTCCACTCGGGGACGCTGAGCATCGTCTACGAGGCCGGTAACGGCGCGTTCACGCCCGGTCACGGCGCGGACACCAAACGCCTGCTGTACGAGGACCTCGACGACGACGTGCGCGCGGTCTTCGACGAGGTCCGCTCGCGGGTCGTCTCCGACGCCCCCGAGGACATCCGGCGGGGCTGTCACCTGCAGGGCAACGAGTTCAACGTCACGCTCAAACCGAACTACCAGACCGGGAGCGCGCCGGCCGTCGACGTCATCGACCACGCGCTCTGTCACCTGCTCGACCTGCTCGGCGAGGCCGTCGAGGACGCCACGTCCGGGCAGGCGCGGGCGTTCTACGCCGACGCCGACCCCGAGATTCGCGCGGTGCTCGAACGCCGCGGCGGCGTCCCCGAGGTCGACGCCGGCGACCTCTCACCCGCCGTCGTCGACACCTTCGAACGTCTCGACGTCGGGTACTACGAGGGCGACGCCGCGGAACTGGGGAGCCTCGAACTCGACAAGGTGGCCGGCGTGCGCGCCGCCTTCGAGGTCCTCGGCATCGACGACCCGTTCGCCCTCGTGATGGGCGACTCGAAGAGCGACCTGCGCGTCATGGAGTGGGTCGAGGAGGCCGACGCCGGCATCGCCGCCGCCCCCGAACACGCCTCCGAGGTGGTCCTCGAACACGTGCTCTCGACCGACGAACTCGTCTTCGACCGCAACGACGCCGCCTCGATGCTCCGGATGACGTACGTGCTCGACCGACTGGCGAACCTCTCGTGA
- the trmB gene encoding HTH-type sugar sensing transcriptional regulator TrmB — protein MGSDDLRGRMEAMGDRFDFGEYEIEAYLAVLDHGEVTASDIADYTSIPQPRVYDTVRKLSDRGMVELRESRPMRVVALDPADVFPDVKRSLDVMVEELATRYTAPARDTEAVSLVKSRPSILRYLESVIESAEYELTCSLTPDLLERFEGLLATAIEDDVTVELLVTPAADTPSPEEYDYAAVATVARARRGLTTPVMAVADGQRSVYATQDALDGGEERYGVIFNRSSLGFLVSGFFSTVLWTTAEPLVEHAGRRPFPRQYASIRRCLADLEDETRALHARIRGRDVVTGDPRVAVGRIADLALEPTAELATLTLVTDDDEVTVGGRVAALEDMEAHEIVVDTEPLE, from the coding sequence ATGGGTTCAGACGACCTCCGGGGACGGATGGAGGCCATGGGCGACCGTTTCGACTTCGGCGAGTACGAGATCGAGGCGTACCTCGCCGTCCTCGACCACGGCGAGGTCACCGCGAGCGACATCGCCGACTACACGAGCATCCCGCAGCCGCGGGTGTACGACACGGTCCGAAAGCTGAGCGACCGCGGGATGGTCGAACTGCGCGAGTCCCGCCCCATGCGGGTGGTCGCGCTCGACCCCGCCGACGTGTTCCCGGACGTGAAGCGCTCGCTCGACGTGATGGTCGAGGAACTGGCGACGCGCTACACCGCCCCCGCCCGCGACACGGAGGCGGTCTCGCTGGTGAAGTCACGCCCGAGCATCCTCCGCTACCTCGAGTCGGTCATCGAGAGCGCGGAGTACGAACTGACCTGTTCGCTGACGCCGGACCTCCTGGAGCGCTTCGAGGGGTTGCTCGCGACGGCCATCGAGGACGACGTGACCGTCGAACTGCTCGTGACGCCCGCCGCCGACACGCCCTCGCCCGAGGAGTACGACTACGCGGCCGTCGCGACGGTCGCCCGCGCCCGTCGCGGCCTCACGACGCCCGTGATGGCCGTCGCGGACGGCCAGCGCTCCGTCTACGCCACGCAGGACGCCCTCGACGGGGGCGAGGAGCGCTACGGCGTCATCTTCAACCGGTCGTCGCTCGGCTTCCTCGTCTCGGGCTTCTTCAGCACCGTCCTCTGGACGACGGCCGAACCGCTCGTCGAGCACGCCGGTCGGCGACCGTTCCCCCGCCAGTACGCCTCGATACGGCGCTGTCTGGCCGACCTGGAGGACGAGACGCGAGCGCTCCACGCGCGCATCCGGGGCCGGGACGTCGTCACGGGCGACCCGCGGGTCGCCGTCGGGCGCATCGCCGACCTCGCGCTCGAACCGACCGCCGAACTCGCGACGCTGACGCTCGTCACCGACGACGACGAGGTGACCGTGGGCGGGCGCGTCGCCGCGCTGGAGGACATGGAGGCCCACGAGATCGTCGTCGACACGGAGCCACTCGAATGA
- a CDS encoding sugar kinase has translation MPADAPEAVTVGETMVLMNPEETGPLQYVSSFGKRVGGAESNVAVGLARLGHDAAWASRLGDDPHGRYVRDTVRGAGVDTRWVTFDPDAPTGVMFKERRATGEGGVFYYRHGSAASRLEPADLPDELLDGATYLHLTGITPALSSSCRDLCFDLVERAADAGVHVSFDPNLRFTLWSVEEMRETLLPLAGSADVVLPGVEEGEVLLGTDDPEEIARGFRERGAGEVVVKLGAEGAYVDAGDGGERVPGVPVERVVDPVGAGDGFAAGYLSGRLDGRDPVAAAERANGVGALATQVTGDVEGLPTREELAAFLDGGERDVRR, from the coding sequence ATGCCCGCAGACGCCCCCGAAGCCGTGACGGTCGGCGAGACGATGGTGCTGATGAACCCCGAGGAGACCGGCCCGCTCCAGTACGTCTCGTCGTTCGGGAAGCGCGTCGGCGGCGCCGAGAGCAACGTCGCCGTCGGCCTCGCGCGCCTCGGCCACGACGCCGCGTGGGCCAGCCGACTCGGCGACGACCCCCACGGCCGGTACGTGCGCGACACGGTCCGCGGCGCGGGCGTCGACACGCGGTGGGTCACCTTCGACCCGGACGCCCCGACCGGCGTGATGTTCAAGGAACGGCGCGCGACGGGTGAGGGGGGCGTCTTCTACTACCGCCACGGCTCCGCCGCGAGCCGACTCGAACCCGCGGACCTCCCCGACGAACTCCTCGACGGCGCGACGTACCTCCACCTGACCGGCATCACCCCCGCGCTCTCGTCGTCGTGTCGCGACCTCTGTTTCGACCTCGTCGAGCGGGCGGCCGACGCCGGCGTGCACGTCTCCTTCGACCCGAACCTCCGGTTCACGCTGTGGTCGGTCGAGGAGATGCGCGAGACGCTCCTCCCGCTCGCCGGGAGTGCGGACGTCGTCCTCCCCGGTGTCGAGGAGGGGGAGGTGCTGCTCGGTACCGACGACCCCGAGGAGATAGCGCGGGGGTTCCGCGAGCGGGGGGCGGGCGAGGTGGTCGTCAAACTCGGCGCCGAGGGAGCGTACGTCGACGCGGGCGACGGCGGCGAACGCGTCCCCGGCGTCCCCGTCGAGCGGGTCGTCGACCCCGTCGGTGCGGGCGACGGGTTCGCTGCGGGCTACCTCTCGGGGCGACTCGACGGGCGCGACCCGGTCGCGGCGGCCGAGCGCGCCAACGGCGTCGGCGCGCTGGCGACGCAGGTGACCGGCGACGTAGAGGGACTTCCGACGCGCGAGGAACTCGCGGCGTTCCTCGACGGAGGCGAGCGCGACGTGCGGCGCTGA
- a CDS encoding mandelate racemase/muconate lactonizing enzyme family protein → MTRDYASLHDPNAEYTMRDLSRESMGVSTDRGRRDVEITDVQTTMVDGNFPWTLVRVYTDAGVVGTGEAYWGAGVPELIERMTPFVVGENPLDVDRLFEHLVQKMSGEGSIEGVTVTAISGIEIALHDLAGKLLDVPAYQLLGGKYRDRVRVYCDCHTADEADPEACADEAERVVEDLGYDALKFDLDVPSGLEKDRANRHLRPGEIRHKADIVEAVTERVKDRADAAFDCHWTFSSNSAKRLARAIEEYDVWWLEDPVPPENHDVQRAVTQSTTTPITAGENVYRKHGMRRLLEEQAVDIVAPDMPKVGGMRETRKIADMADTYYVPVAMHNVSSPIATMASAHVGAAISNSLAVEYHSYELDWWSDLVEEDVIEDGYIEIPEAPGLGVTLDLDTVEEHMVEGEELFD, encoded by the coding sequence ATGACGCGCGACTACGCCTCGCTCCACGACCCGAACGCGGAGTACACGATGCGGGACCTCTCCCGCGAGTCGATGGGTGTCTCGACCGACCGCGGACGGCGCGACGTCGAGATAACCGACGTCCAGACGACGATGGTCGACGGCAACTTCCCGTGGACGCTGGTGCGCGTCTACACCGACGCGGGCGTCGTCGGCACCGGGGAGGCCTACTGGGGCGCGGGCGTCCCCGAACTCATCGAGCGGATGACGCCGTTCGTCGTCGGCGAGAACCCCCTCGACGTCGACCGCCTGTTCGAGCACCTCGTCCAGAAGATGTCCGGCGAGGGCTCCATCGAGGGCGTCACCGTCACCGCCATCTCGGGCATCGAGATCGCCCTGCACGACCTGGCCGGGAAACTCCTCGACGTGCCCGCCTACCAGCTCCTCGGCGGCAAGTACCGCGACCGGGTGCGGGTGTACTGCGACTGTCACACCGCCGACGAGGCCGACCCCGAGGCGTGCGCCGACGAGGCCGAGCGCGTCGTCGAGGACCTGGGCTACGACGCACTGAAGTTCGACCTCGACGTCCCATCGGGGCTGGAGAAGGACCGCGCCAACCGCCACCTGCGTCCCGGCGAGATTCGGCACAAGGCCGACATCGTCGAGGCGGTCACCGAACGCGTGAAGGACCGCGCGGACGCCGCGTTCGACTGTCACTGGACGTTCTCCTCCAACAGCGCGAAACGCCTCGCGCGCGCCATCGAGGAGTACGACGTCTGGTGGCTGGAGGACCCCGTCCCACCCGAGAACCACGACGTCCAGCGGGCGGTGACCCAGAGCACCACGACGCCCATCACCGCCGGGGAGAACGTCTACCGCAAGCACGGCATGCGCCGCCTCCTCGAGGAACAGGCCGTCGACATCGTCGCTCCCGACATGCCGAAGGTCGGCGGGATGCGCGAGACGCGGAAGATCGCCGACATGGCCGACACCTACTACGTCCCGGTGGCGATGCACAACGTCTCCTCGCCCATCGCGACGATGGCGAGCGCCCACGTCGGCGCCGCCATCTCGAACTCCCTGGCGGTCGAGTACCACTCCTACGAACTCGACTGGTGGAGCGACCTCGTCGAGGAGGACGTCATCGAGGACGGCTACATCGAGATACCCGAGGCTCCCGGACTGGGCGTCACGCTCGACCTCGACACCGTCGAGGAACACATGGTCGAGGGTGAGGAGTTGTTCGACTGA
- a CDS encoding DUF7344 domain-containing protein: MSESLSSTRSAGPDDSGESLSEDDVFEVLSNGRRRYAYHYLKQAGEEVDIRELTDHVTAREYDKPPEALTATERNRVSTALHQFHLPKMDDCGFVEYDARRGEVALSPSASDLEVYVDVVPGRDVPWSRYYLGLAGVNAVVLLGTAAGVAPFGALPVVSWFAFAVASLLVSALVHTYYTRRLDLGADDPAERAR, from the coding sequence ATGAGCGAGTCGCTCTCCTCGACTCGCTCCGCGGGGCCTGACGATTCGGGCGAATCGCTCTCGGAGGACGACGTGTTCGAGGTGTTGAGCAACGGGCGGCGGCGCTACGCCTACCACTACCTGAAGCAGGCGGGCGAGGAGGTGGACATCCGGGAACTGACCGACCACGTCACCGCGCGGGAGTACGACAAGCCGCCGGAGGCGCTCACCGCGACGGAGCGCAACCGCGTCTCGACGGCGCTCCACCAGTTCCACCTGCCGAAGATGGACGACTGCGGGTTCGTCGAGTACGACGCGCGGCGCGGGGAGGTGGCGCTCTCCCCCTCCGCGAGCGACCTGGAGGTGTACGTCGACGTCGTGCCCGGGCGGGACGTCCCGTGGAGCCGGTACTACCTGGGGCTGGCGGGGGTCAACGCGGTCGTGCTGCTCGGCACCGCGGCTGGGGTCGCGCCGTTCGGCGCGCTTCCGGTCGTCTCGTGGTTCGCCTTCGCCGTCGCGTCGCTACTCGTCTCGGCGCTCGTCCACACCTACTACACCCGTCGCCTCGACCTCGGGGCCGACGACCCGGCGGAGCGAGCGCGCTGA
- a CDS encoding signal peptidase I, which yields MNVRRTLGQSLTLVLIVVAALLLAGPALGQPLLLSYVETGSMEPTMEPGDGFVAVPTELTGPVEQGDVVTYEAEEIEGGGLTTHRVVGETDRGYTTQGDANPFTDQDDAEPPVQDAQIVAKALQVNGEVVVIPYLGTAVMGFQDLLVTMQTTLASLLGTRSLLGAQGLGYLVFALTAVYYVVDWYREGETKRRERTRERETGVSTRVVLVGFAAVLVVGATAAMVGPSGTQEFGVVSAEFDSERPDVIPAGESKTQPYAVPNAGLVPTDVYLEPASDGVRVADSELRVGGGETAETEVTLSAPPETGYYRQYVVEYRYLAVLPASVVGGLYAVHPWLPVVVIDALLAGGFLALTLPFVDGGRVRRRSRPTRGRSLVGRLLGSSRRRER from the coding sequence ATGAACGTCCGTAGAACCCTCGGCCAATCGCTTACCCTCGTACTCATCGTCGTCGCCGCGCTCCTCCTTGCGGGACCGGCCCTCGGCCAACCGCTCCTCCTCAGCTACGTCGAAACCGGAAGCATGGAGCCGACGATGGAGCCCGGCGACGGGTTCGTCGCCGTCCCCACGGAACTCACCGGACCGGTCGAGCAGGGCGACGTGGTCACCTACGAGGCCGAGGAGATCGAGGGCGGCGGCCTGACCACCCACCGCGTCGTCGGCGAGACCGACCGAGGGTACACGACACAGGGCGACGCGAACCCGTTCACCGACCAGGACGACGCCGAACCCCCGGTGCAGGACGCTCAAATCGTCGCCAAAGCCCTCCAGGTGAACGGCGAGGTGGTCGTCATCCCCTACCTCGGGACCGCCGTGATGGGTTTCCAGGACCTCCTCGTCACGATGCAGACGACGCTCGCCTCCCTGCTGGGCACCCGGTCGCTGCTCGGCGCGCAGGGCCTCGGGTACCTCGTCTTCGCTCTCACGGCCGTCTACTACGTCGTCGACTGGTACAGAGAGGGCGAGACGAAGCGCCGCGAGCGGACGCGCGAGCGCGAGACGGGTGTCTCGACGCGCGTCGTTCTGGTGGGATTCGCCGCGGTGCTCGTCGTGGGCGCGACGGCGGCGATGGTCGGCCCCTCGGGGACCCAGGAGTTCGGCGTGGTGAGCGCCGAGTTCGACTCCGAGCGCCCGGACGTGATTCCGGCGGGCGAGTCGAAGACCCAGCCCTACGCGGTGCCGAACGCCGGCCTCGTCCCCACCGACGTCTACCTCGAACCGGCGAGCGACGGGGTGCGCGTCGCGGACTCCGAGTTGCGGGTGGGCGGGGGCGAGACGGCGGAGACGGAGGTGACGCTCTCCGCTCCCCCCGAGACGGGCTACTACCGGCAGTACGTCGTCGAGTACCGCTACCTCGCGGTGCTGCCGGCGTCGGTGGTCGGGGGGCTGTACGCGGTCCACCCGTGGCTGCCCGTCGTCGTCATCGACGCGCTGCTCGCCGGCGGGTTCCTCGCGCTGACGCTCCCGTTCGTCGACGGCGGGCGGGTGCGGCGTCGGTCGCGGCCGACACGCGGGCGCTCGCTGGTCGGACGCCTCCTCGGGTCTTCCAGGCGCCGTGAGCGGTGA
- a CDS encoding DUF5305 domain-containing protein, with amino-acid sequence MGDWELRARRLVGANLAVVVALLVVLALLGGWLTYDAHAGPETEQREEVVSSWETTAAFDHGATVTRENPVYDVGTRLDNRSVYFTNVAPVMNGSFDYGYTATGEGELDVDAETELVIRSVESPGEADTTVYWQQRRDRTSANASGLEPGESVSVPFSVDLAAAANETADIDEQLGGSPGQSEVVVEATVTLSGTVDGEAVERTERYTLPVELGETAAVDATGPTTERYERTETVRDPVDSSPLQAAGGPLLLLGSVLVLGGVGAMASRDELGLSSTERASLAHRRERAEFDDWITRIRLPESVLARERAHAESLADLVDFAIDTDNAVVESPDASAYYVVHDDLLYVYEPPER; translated from the coding sequence ATGGGAGACTGGGAACTTCGCGCGCGCAGACTGGTCGGGGCGAACCTCGCGGTGGTCGTCGCCCTGCTGGTCGTGCTCGCGCTCCTTGGCGGGTGGCTCACGTACGACGCGCACGCCGGACCGGAGACCGAACAGCGAGAGGAGGTGGTCTCGTCGTGGGAGACGACCGCCGCCTTCGACCACGGGGCGACCGTCACCCGCGAGAACCCCGTCTACGACGTGGGGACGCGCCTCGACAACCGCTCGGTGTACTTCACGAACGTCGCCCCGGTGATGAACGGGAGCTTCGACTACGGGTACACTGCGACCGGGGAGGGTGAGCTCGACGTCGACGCGGAGACGGAACTCGTGATCCGGTCGGTGGAGTCGCCCGGCGAGGCCGACACGACGGTGTACTGGCAGCAGCGCCGCGACCGCACGTCGGCCAACGCGAGCGGCCTCGAACCGGGGGAGAGCGTCTCGGTCCCGTTCTCCGTCGACCTCGCGGCGGCGGCCAACGAGACGGCCGACATCGACGAGCAACTCGGCGGGTCGCCCGGCCAGTCGGAGGTCGTCGTCGAGGCGACCGTCACCCTCTCGGGCACCGTCGACGGCGAAGCCGTCGAACGGACGGAGCGGTACACCCTCCCGGTCGAACTGGGCGAGACGGCCGCCGTCGACGCGACCGGTCCGACGACCGAGCGCTACGAGCGGACCGAGACGGTGCGCGACCCCGTCGACTCCTCGCCGCTGCAGGCGGCCGGTGGGCCGTTGCTGTTGCTCGGGTCGGTGCTCGTCCTCGGCGGCGTCGGAGCGATGGCCTCGCGCGACGAACTGGGTCTCTCCTCGACCGAGCGCGCCTCCCTCGCCCACCGGCGCGAGCGCGCCGAGTTCGACGACTGGATAACGCGCATCAGGTTGCCCGAGAGCGTCCTCGCGCGCGAGCGCGCCCACGCCGAGTCGCTCGCTGACCTCGTGGACTTCGCCATCGACACGGACAACGCCGTCGTCGAGTCGCCCGACGCGTCGGCGTACTACGTCGTCCACGACGACCTGCTGTACGTCTACGAACCGCCGGAACGGTGA